A single Notoacmeibacter ruber DNA region contains:
- a CDS encoding fumarate hydratase, translating into MAQSAVTEIFPLSSDETPWRKISSDHVSVDTFRGEEILTVEPEALRLLSEAAFSDINHLLRPGHLAQLRKILEDPEATENDRFVAYDLLKNANIAAGGILPMCQDTGTAIVMAKKGRRVWTKGGDSEALGKGVLDAYEKKNLRYSQLAPLKMFEEKNTRNNLPAQIDIYEEGEDAYKFLFVAKGGGSANKTFLYQGTPSLLTHDRMIDFLKEKILTLGTAACPPYHLAIVIGGTSAEMNLKTVKLASTRYLDELPTEGSEAGHAFRDLEMEAEVHKLTQQMGVGAQFGGKYFCHDVRVVRLPRHGASLPIGIGVSCSADRQAKGKITKDGIFVEALERDPGKYLPEIEDSHLGGDVVQIDLNQPMSQILKTLSQYPVKTRLSLTGPIIVARDIAHAKIRARLEAGEEMPAYFKDHPVYYAGPAKTPEGYASGSFGPTTAGRMDSYVDQFQSFGGSMVMLAKGNRSAQVRQACERHGGFYLGSIGGPAARLAQDCIKSVEVVEYPELGMEAIWKIEVEDFPAFIVIDDKGNDFFKELNLS; encoded by the coding sequence ATGGCCCAATCCGCAGTGACCGAGATATTCCCGCTTTCCAGTGACGAGACGCCCTGGAGAAAAATATCCAGCGATCATGTTTCGGTCGATACGTTTCGCGGCGAAGAGATCCTGACGGTCGAACCGGAGGCTCTGCGGCTTCTTTCCGAAGCGGCTTTTTCCGATATCAACCATCTGCTGCGCCCCGGACATCTGGCGCAGCTGCGGAAGATCCTCGAGGATCCCGAGGCGACGGAAAACGATCGCTTTGTCGCATACGACCTCTTGAAGAATGCCAACATCGCCGCAGGCGGAATCCTGCCGATGTGCCAGGACACCGGGACCGCCATCGTCATGGCAAAGAAGGGCCGGCGCGTATGGACGAAAGGCGGCGATTCCGAAGCGCTCGGAAAGGGCGTATTGGATGCCTACGAGAAGAAGAACCTGCGCTATAGCCAGCTTGCACCACTGAAGATGTTCGAGGAGAAGAACACCCGCAACAATCTTCCCGCACAGATCGATATCTATGAAGAAGGCGAGGATGCCTACAAGTTCCTCTTCGTTGCGAAGGGCGGCGGTTCGGCCAACAAGACCTTTCTCTATCAGGGAACCCCTTCCCTGCTGACGCATGACAGGATGATCGACTTTCTGAAGGAGAAGATCCTGACGCTCGGCACGGCTGCGTGTCCGCCCTATCACCTCGCCATTGTCATCGGCGGCACAAGTGCCGAGATGAACCTGAAGACGGTGAAACTGGCCTCGACGCGATATCTGGACGAATTGCCGACGGAAGGCTCCGAAGCTGGCCACGCGTTTCGTGACCTGGAAATGGAAGCCGAAGTTCACAAGCTCACGCAACAAATGGGTGTCGGTGCCCAGTTTGGCGGCAAATATTTCTGTCACGATGTGAGGGTTGTCCGCCTTCCGCGTCACGGCGCATCTCTGCCGATCGGAATTGGCGTCTCGTGCTCCGCCGATCGCCAGGCCAAGGGCAAGATCACCAAGGACGGAATTTTCGTCGAAGCACTGGAGCGTGACCCTGGCAAATATCTGCCGGAGATCGAGGACAGCCATCTCGGCGGCGATGTCGTCCAGATCGACCTCAACCAGCCGATGAGTCAGATTCTCAAGACGCTCTCGCAATACCCGGTAAAGACTCGCCTTTCGCTCACCGGCCCGATCATCGTTGCGCGTGACATCGCCCATGCGAAGATACGGGCGCGGCTCGAAGCCGGAGAAGAGATGCCGGCCTATTTCAAGGATCATCCTGTCTACTACGCCGGCCCTGCCAAGACGCCGGAGGGCTATGCTTCCGGCTCATTCGGACCGACGACAGCCGGGCGTATGGATTCCTATGTGGACCAATTCCAGAGCTTCGGAGGGTCGATGGTCATGCTGGCCAAGGGCAACCGCTCGGCTCAGGTCCGGCAAGCCTGCGAGCGCCATGGCGGCTTCTATCTCGGCTCGATCGGCGGCCCCGCCGCCCGGCTCGCGCAGGACTGCATCAAGAGTGTCGAGGTCGTCGAATATCCCGAACTCGGCATGGAGGCGATCTGGAAGATCGAGGTCGAGGATTTCCCCGCCTTCATTGTGATCGACGACAAGGGCAACGATTTCTTCAAGGAGCTCAATCTCAGCTAA
- a CDS encoding L,D-transpeptidase produces the protein MKIFRTASAMILALGLALPLGATATKPAMAESSFAKFLRGGREPIRHGNYRSDKSPVPRKTVRFDQYPPNTIFIDTAERRLYYTIGNGKAIRYGVGVGRDGFRWSGSHKITRKAEWPGWTPPAVMRARVKRQTGKTLPAYVPGGEDNPLGARALYIGSTIYRIHGTNQPWTIGKAMSSGCIRMANEDVIDLYQRANVGTRVVVRQ, from the coding sequence ATGAAGATCTTCCGCACCGCTTCGGCCATGATTCTGGCCCTTGGCCTAGCACTCCCCCTCGGCGCGACAGCCACCAAACCGGCTATGGCTGAAAGCTCGTTCGCCAAGTTTCTCCGAGGCGGGCGAGAGCCGATCCGGCACGGTAACTACCGGTCGGACAAGAGCCCTGTCCCCCGCAAGACGGTCCGCTTCGATCAATATCCGCCCAATACGATCTTCATCGATACGGCAGAGCGGCGGCTTTACTATACGATCGGCAATGGCAAGGCGATCCGCTATGGCGTCGGTGTCGGCCGCGACGGGTTCCGCTGGTCCGGCTCTCACAAGATCACCCGTAAGGCGGAATGGCCGGGCTGGACCCCGCCGGCAGTGATGCGCGCCCGCGTAAAGCGCCAGACGGGAAAGACCCTGCCGGCTTACGTGCCCGGCGGCGAAGACAACCCGCTCGGCGCGCGCGCCCTCTATATCGGCTCCACCATCTACCGGATTCACGGCACCAATCAGCCATGGACGATCGGCAAGGCCATGAGCTCCGGGTGCATTCGGATGGCCAATGAAGACGTTATCGACCTTTATCAGCGTGCCAACGTCGGCACTCGGGTCGTCGTCCGGCAGTAA
- a CDS encoding pyridoxamine 5'-phosphate oxidase family protein: MKWTPIDDETLNTIYGEPVPASLVKETDHLIASYRALIEASPFFALASAGPDGLDCSPRGERGGAVTIADERTLIIPDRRGNNRIDTLRNIVADPRVALLFLIPGSGTTLRVNGRAIVTIDAELLESLALNGKMPRSAIVISIDSVYFQCARAVMRADLWNPEHHALAESLPTAGEILAEASDNELGGAAYDRQWPQRAARTLD; the protein is encoded by the coding sequence TTGAAGTGGACACCGATCGACGACGAGACTCTTAACACGATCTATGGGGAGCCGGTTCCTGCGTCGCTGGTAAAGGAAACCGACCACCTCATAGCTTCCTACCGCGCCCTCATCGAAGCATCTCCGTTTTTCGCACTGGCGAGCGCGGGGCCGGACGGGCTGGATTGTTCGCCCCGTGGCGAAAGGGGCGGCGCAGTAACGATCGCCGACGAGCGGACGCTCATCATCCCGGATCGCCGTGGCAACAATCGCATCGATACCCTGCGCAATATCGTCGCGGACCCCCGCGTCGCGCTGCTCTTTCTCATCCCGGGATCAGGCACGACACTCCGGGTCAATGGGCGGGCCATCGTCACCATCGATGCGGAGCTGTTGGAATCGCTTGCCCTGAACGGAAAGATGCCGCGAAGCGCAATCGTGATATCGATCGACAGCGTCTACTTCCAATGCGCCCGCGCCGTCATGCGCGCCGACCTTTGGAACCCCGAGCATCACGCTCTGGCCGAAAGCCTTCCGACGGCCGGCGAAATTCTCGCCGAGGCAAGCGATAACGAGCTGGGTGGTGCGGCGTATGATCGGCAGTGGCCGCAACGTGCGGCCCGTACATTGGACTGA
- a CDS encoding gamma-butyrobetaine hydroxylase-like domain-containing protein translates to MVTAPRGIRVSTDRKALTVDWPDGTSNEFPAEMLRVFSPSAEVQGHTPDQRKIQAGKREVMILSVKPVGNYAVRIGFDDMHDSGLYTWTFFADLANAKEKRWAAYLDELDQKGLSR, encoded by the coding sequence GTGGTTACAGCTCCAAGGGGGATCCGCGTTTCAACCGATCGGAAGGCGTTGACTGTCGACTGGCCCGACGGGACAAGCAACGAGTTTCCCGCGGAGATGCTGCGGGTGTTCAGTCCCTCCGCCGAAGTGCAGGGACACACGCCCGACCAACGCAAAATTCAGGCCGGCAAGCGCGAGGTCATGATCCTGTCGGTCAAGCCTGTCGGCAATTATGCGGTGCGTATCGGATTCGACGATATGCACGATAGCGGTCTTTACACCTGGACCTTTTTCGCCGATCTGGCGAATGCGAAGGAAAAGCGGTGGGCAGCTTATCTGGATGAACTCGATCAGAAGGGGTTAAGCCGTTGA
- the moaA gene encoding GTP 3',8-cyclase MoaA gives MNSVITSTDKAKPAMIDPFGRHVTYLRVSVTDRCDFRCTYCMAENMTFLPKKDLLTLEELDRVCSTFVDKGVRKLRLTGGEPLVRKNIMSLIRNLSRHLETGALDELTLTTNGSQLGRFADELAECGVRRINVSLDTLDPEKFRQITRWGDLGKVMDGIAAAQAAGIKLKINAVALKDFNEHELPSMIEWAHGQGMDFTVIETMPMGEIESDRTHQYLPLSVLREQLEARWTLQDIPYKTGGPARYVEIAETGGRLGFITPLTHNFCEGCNRVRLTCTGTLYMCLGQEDAADLRDPLRASEGNEALSLAIDEAIGRKPEGHDFVIDRNARPSVGRHMSVTGG, from the coding sequence ATGAACTCGGTAATTACATCGACGGATAAGGCCAAGCCTGCCATGATTGATCCGTTCGGTCGTCACGTCACCTATCTTCGGGTTTCCGTAACGGACCGCTGCGATTTTCGCTGTACCTACTGCATGGCCGAAAACATGACCTTCCTGCCGAAGAAGGATCTGCTGACACTGGAAGAGCTGGATCGCGTCTGTTCGACCTTTGTGGATAAGGGCGTGCGCAAGCTGCGACTGACCGGCGGAGAGCCCCTTGTCCGCAAGAACATCATGAGCCTGATCCGCAACCTTTCGCGGCATCTGGAAACCGGGGCACTGGACGAGCTCACACTGACGACAAACGGCAGCCAGCTCGGCCGTTTCGCCGATGAACTCGCCGAATGCGGCGTCCGCCGCATCAACGTTTCCCTCGACACACTGGACCCCGAAAAATTTCGCCAGATCACCCGATGGGGAGATCTCGGCAAGGTGATGGACGGCATTGCCGCGGCGCAGGCCGCGGGCATCAAGCTGAAGATCAATGCTGTCGCGCTGAAAGACTTCAACGAGCACGAATTGCCCAGCATGATCGAATGGGCACACGGTCAGGGCATGGACTTCACGGTCATTGAAACCATGCCGATGGGCGAGATCGAATCGGATCGTACCCACCAATATCTGCCGCTCTCCGTCTTGCGCGAGCAGTTGGAAGCACGTTGGACGCTGCAGGACATTCCCTACAAGACAGGCGGTCCGGCACGTTACGTCGAGATCGCCGAAACGGGCGGTCGTCTCGGCTTCATCACGCCGCTGACCCACAATTTCTGTGAAGGCTGCAACCGTGTGCGCCTGACATGCACGGGCACGCTCTACATGTGCCTCGGCCAGGAGGATGCAGCCGATCTGCGCGATCCGCTGCGCGCTTCGGAAGGCAATGAAGCACTCTCCCTTGCAATCGATGAAGCGATCGGCCGCAAGCCGGAAGGACACGATTTCGTGATCGACCGCAACGCCCGTCCTTCGGTGGGTCGCCATATGAGCGTGACCGGGGGCTGA
- a CDS encoding DMT family transporter: MPFLSFWHDRLSSNLKAALLTLFGVSAFVVNDSLTRVAGNTLPVSQVMLLRGLFASLTLFIWLRTKGPLPPIRAMLDLRLLARNILDGTATILFLMALAKMPLANVFAILQGIPLAVTAAAAILLREPVGWRRWGAIGIGFLGVLICLRPGPDGFSIYAICLLLSVICSALREIVTRTIRPELPSSVVSFVTSIAVGLFGLLILPFETRSWQTPGWAELLALFFAGVFVILGLISTTAAIRGGDVSFAAPFRYGNLIVAILIGWLFFAELPDALTLIGSAIIVGSGLFTLYRERVRKDAQPIAAENMARGAPRGI, from the coding sequence TTGCCGTTCCTATCCTTCTGGCATGACCGCCTGTCTTCCAACCTGAAAGCAGCGCTCCTGACACTGTTCGGGGTCAGTGCGTTCGTCGTGAACGATTCGCTCACGCGTGTCGCGGGCAATACCCTGCCCGTCAGCCAGGTCATGCTCCTGAGAGGTCTGTTTGCTTCGCTGACGCTTTTTATCTGGCTCAGAACAAAAGGCCCTCTTCCGCCCATTCGCGCGATGCTGGACCTGCGACTGCTGGCGCGCAATATACTCGACGGCACGGCGACCATTCTGTTTCTGATGGCGCTGGCGAAAATGCCTCTGGCCAACGTCTTTGCCATTCTACAGGGCATCCCGCTCGCGGTCACCGCTGCCGCTGCAATCCTGCTTCGCGAGCCAGTCGGATGGCGCCGATGGGGCGCGATCGGGATCGGGTTTCTCGGCGTTCTCATCTGCCTCCGTCCCGGTCCAGACGGCTTCAGCATCTACGCAATCTGCCTCCTGCTCAGCGTGATCTGCTCGGCGCTACGGGAGATCGTCACCCGCACCATACGGCCGGAACTGCCCTCCTCCGTCGTGTCCTTCGTGACGTCGATCGCCGTCGGCCTCTTCGGCCTTCTGATCCTTCCGTTCGAGACGCGGTCCTGGCAGACACCCGGCTGGGCCGAACTGCTGGCGCTCTTCTTCGCCGGCGTCTTCGTCATCCTCGGGCTGATTTCCACGACGGCAGCGATCCGTGGCGGCGACGTCTCGTTCGCGGCACCGTTTCGCTACGGCAATCTGATCGTCGCCATCCTCATTGGCTGGCTCTTTTTCGCCGAACTTCCCGATGCGCTGACGCTCATCGGCTCGGCGATCATCGTCGGCTCCGGTCTCTTCACGCTTTACCGCGAGAGGGTTCGAAAGGACGCGCAGCCTATCGCAGCGGAAAACATGGCGCGCGGCGCGCCCCGAGGTATTTGA
- the mobA gene encoding molybdenum cofactor guanylyltransferase MobA codes for MQPAGIILAGGEARRMGGRDKPLLELAGKPLMGHIVERLSPQVSSLAISANGDPERFSRFALPVLPDDTPMGPLSGVLSGMDWAASLENPPRQIVTIAGDTPFVPRDLVLRFDIAAEGEAERIVLATSNGRRHPTICLWPVSLRHALRRWLAESESSKVLGFIHRHDFSLADFQTAEDADPFFNINTPEDLEAARIRAEDES; via the coding sequence ATGCAGCCGGCCGGCATTATTCTCGCGGGTGGAGAGGCTCGCCGAATGGGAGGCCGCGATAAACCTCTTCTGGAATTGGCCGGCAAACCGTTGATGGGCCATATCGTCGAGCGGCTTTCCCCTCAGGTCAGCTCACTTGCGATCAGTGCGAACGGCGATCCCGAACGGTTTTCCCGCTTTGCCCTGCCCGTTCTACCTGATGATACGCCGATGGGGCCACTATCCGGCGTATTGTCGGGCATGGACTGGGCGGCTTCCCTCGAAAATCCGCCAAGGCAGATCGTGACGATCGCCGGCGACACGCCATTCGTACCACGCGATCTGGTGCTCAGGTTCGATATCGCCGCCGAGGGGGAGGCAGAACGCATCGTTCTCGCCACCTCAAATGGGCGACGACATCCTACGATCTGCCTTTGGCCGGTCAGCTTGCGTCACGCCCTGCGCAGATGGCTTGCCGAGTCCGAAAGCTCCAAGGTGCTCGGGTTCATCCACCGCCATGACTTTTCTCTGGCCGATTTTCAAACGGCAGAAGACGCCGATCCTTTCTTCAACATCAATACGCCGGAAGATCTTGAGGCAGCACGTATACGGGCCGAAGACGAGTCATAG